The following are from one region of the Thermofilum sp. genome:
- a CDS encoding NDP-sugar synthase, giving the protein MIKNAVVLAGGRGMRLIPLTLRTPKPLLPVGNTPMIDHIISSLARSGFDRIIVAVNYLGWKILAHLLQRWSESGLEIIAPSIQPEDTADAVRKLRDHIDGDFIVAMGDVITNMKLREFANAHEKWGGIASVALVEVPSLKDFGAVIIDKGGRILHFIEKPRHEEVYVVSLAYCDPARLHMPYRNLANSGFYAFRYDILDILDDNPHLMDFGKHVFPWLLESGYEVRGWEAADAYWIDVGRHSTYLLANFDLLLGSASPLKPYGVEHGGVWLGEDVDISEGARVLPPSAIGDNVEIGSGATVGPFAVLGHGARVEKDSRISYSVLLDGSSVGESSVIYQSILGKNVYVSPSCALERAVVGDNEVVSGRIRASLEPIIYEKMKFDGVKA; this is encoded by the coding sequence ATGATAAAGAATGCTGTTGTTCTGGCGGGCGGTAGAGGGATGAGGCTTATACCTCTCACCTTACGCACGCCTAAACCTCTTTTGCCTGTCGGTAATACTCCCATGATCGATCACATCATCAGCTCTCTAGCCAGGAGCGGCTTCGATAGGATTATCGTCGCGGTGAACTACCTCGGCTGGAAGATTCTCGCCCACCTGCTTCAGCGCTGGTCCGAGAGCGGGCTGGAGATCATCGCACCATCTATTCAACCCGAGGACACGGCGGACGCCGTGAGGAAGCTCCGCGACCATATCGACGGAGATTTCATCGTCGCGATGGGCGACGTCATAACCAACATGAAGCTTCGGGAATTCGCGAATGCGCACGAGAAGTGGGGAGGAATCGCATCGGTAGCGCTCGTCGAGGTCCCTAGCTTGAAGGACTTCGGCGCGGTGATAATCGACAAGGGTGGAAGGATCCTCCACTTCATAGAGAAGCCGAGGCACGAGGAAGTCTACGTGGTCTCGCTCGCCTACTGCGATCCCGCAAGGCTTCACATGCCTTACAGGAACTTGGCGAACAGCGGCTTCTACGCTTTCCGCTACGATATTCTCGACATTCTAGACGATAACCCTCACCTCATGGACTTCGGGAAGCACGTTTTCCCCTGGTTGCTCGAGAGCGGTTACGAGGTGAGGGGGTGGGAGGCGGCGGATGCTTACTGGATCGACGTGGGAAGGCACTCGACCTACCTGCTGGCGAACTTCGACCTACTCTTGGGTAGTGCTAGCCCGCTGAAGCCTTACGGCGTCGAGCACGGCGGCGTCTGGCTCGGGGAGGATGTAGACATCTCGGAGGGTGCGAGAGTGCTCCCGCCTTCAGCCATCGGGGATAACGTGGAGATCGGCAGCGGTGCTACCGTAGGGCCTTTCGCCGTTCTCGGGCACGGAGCGAGGGTAGAGAAGGATTCCCGCATTAGCTACAGCGTCCTCTTAGACGGTTCCAGTGTCGGTGAATCCTCTGTAATCTACCAGAGTATTTTGGGGAAAAACGTTTATGTATCTCCCAGCTGCGCCCTCGAGAGAGCCGTGGTGGGCGATAACGAAGTAGTCAGCGGCAGGATCAGAGCTTCACTAGAACCTATTATATACGAGAAGATGAAGTTCGATGGGGTGAAAGCGTGA
- a CDS encoding N-glycosylase/DNA lyase has product MKLSLFGDPERARRVGRALARSGLVEKLVSADPQMAAVEEILRKLGFKEGALFIVGVALVSYMLSRKGEEHWALAASSARAPYWEALTSFVENSPSLARLRRQRLARLSTYLEHAKRFESLLEAPEVDLDAFHSLLVRAMGSSADSKTAAFAAKMLLYSCLASGRRFTGGWSIPMPVDIRVALVSLTSGMVRGWNCSSDLLALASELRSRWRPKLISLWNLASEEAGTPPVVLDAAVWVPGGCIEEYLRTGSPLRRCVEQLVGSEEDYVAPLEELWGALSACGERAD; this is encoded by the coding sequence GTGAAGCTCTCGCTATTCGGAGACCCGGAGAGGGCGAGGAGGGTAGGCCGGGCTTTGGCGCGCAGCGGGCTAGTAGAGAAGCTTGTCTCCGCAGACCCTCAGATGGCAGCCGTGGAGGAGATTCTCCGAAAGCTGGGCTTCAAGGAGGGCGCTCTCTTCATCGTCGGAGTCGCTCTCGTGAGCTATATGCTATCCAGGAAAGGTGAAGAGCATTGGGCGCTAGCCGCCTCCTCAGCCCGCGCGCCGTACTGGGAAGCGCTCACGAGTTTCGTGGAGAACAGCCCCTCTCTCGCTCGTCTGCGCAGACAACGCCTGGCTAGGCTCAGCACGTATCTCGAGCACGCCAAGCGCTTCGAGAGCCTTCTAGAGGCTCCGGAGGTGGACCTAGATGCTTTTCACAGCCTGCTTGTGAGAGCTATGGGGTCCAGCGCGGACAGCAAGACAGCTGCTTTCGCCGCCAAGATGCTACTCTACTCCTGCTTAGCTTCCGGCCGCAGGTTTACGGGAGGGTGGAGCATCCCGATGCCCGTAGACATCAGGGTTGCTCTCGTCTCGCTGACTTCAGGGATGGTTCGCGGGTGGAACTGCTCAAGCGACCTGCTCGCTCTAGCCTCCGAGCTCAGGAGCCGCTGGAGGCCAAAGCTGATAAGCCTCTGGAACCTGGCGTCGGAGGAGGCAGGCACCCCTCCCGTAGTGCTGGATGCCGCCGTTTGGGTGCCGGGCGGGTGCATTGAGGAGTATCTGCGCACCGGATCTCCGCTCAGAAGGTGCGTTGAACAACTTGTCGGCAGCGAGGAAGACTACGTAGCCCCGCTTGAAGAGCTCTGGGGCGCTCTCTCCGCCTGCGGGGAGCGAGCAGATTAA
- the tpiA gene encoding triose-phosphate isomerase, with amino-acid sequence MKIEYPLILINFKAYREASGRKGLELAQVAQKVSRDTGITIAVAPQLTDLAFIANQVEIPVFSQHVDDVAPGSFTGHITLEAVKDAGAVGTMLNHSERRVRADQVDVVVKRAKQLGLVTVVCTNTPEVTAAMAALGPDLVAIEPPELIGTGIPVSKAKPEVVTSSVDLVKRVNPQVKVLCGAGITTGDDVAAALRLGTVGVLLASGVVKAKDWEKAIRDLVEPILK; translated from the coding sequence ATGAAGATAGAGTACCCACTAATTCTGATAAACTTCAAAGCATACCGGGAAGCGAGCGGCCGCAAGGGGCTGGAGCTAGCGCAGGTCGCGCAGAAAGTTAGCCGCGATACTGGAATCACGATCGCCGTCGCACCTCAGCTAACGGACCTCGCTTTTATCGCCAACCAGGTGGAGATACCGGTGTTCTCGCAGCATGTCGACGACGTAGCACCCGGGAGCTTCACGGGGCACATCACCCTGGAGGCCGTCAAGGACGCGGGCGCTGTGGGGACGATGCTGAACCACTCCGAGAGGAGGGTGAGAGCTGACCAGGTGGACGTGGTGGTGAAGAGAGCGAAACAGCTCGGCCTCGTCACCGTCGTGTGCACCAATACCCCCGAGGTTACTGCAGCGATGGCGGCCCTCGGCCCCGACCTGGTAGCCATCGAGCCGCCGGAGCTTATCGGGACAGGGATACCCGTCTCCAAGGCTAAGCCGGAGGTAGTCACCTCTTCCGTGGATCTGGTTAAGAGGGTTAACCCCCAGGTGAAAGTTCTCTGCGGCGCCGGCATTACGACGGGTGACGACGTAGCGGCCGCCCTGAGGTTGGGCACCGTAGGCGTGCTTCTTGCCTCGGGCGTCGTGAAGGCTAAAGACTGGGAGAAAGCGATCAGAGACCTCGTGGAGCCAATACTGAAGTAG
- a CDS encoding radical SAM protein: protein MPSWYALVRPDSLSVWEDPEVRKRLSHYYAVMVKERPAKYRVVKKVEVDFSPEESTGSLWRLHDSLSREFEDLYSQVVAGEVNFESLKPPRQSFLDLKVELLRRIVSSCHLCEWRCGVNRLSGATGACRLDARVRVASAFLHMGEEAPLVPSGTIFFTGCSFRCVFCQNWDISTKPENGVEVSPQDLADIAVQLYLRGARNINYVGGNPDQQAHVIVESLRYMDVNVPLLWNTNMYMSTELLKILLDLIDIWLPDFKYGNDECAKRLSGVGRYFEVVSRNHKIACSRGDMIIRHLVLPNHVDCCTKPVLEWIAENCPRALVNVMEQYRPEHLVARHPQRWPDIARRPRWEELQKAYEYADRLGLVWRPVS from the coding sequence ATGCCGAGCTGGTACGCGCTTGTTAGGCCCGACTCTCTTAGCGTGTGGGAGGACCCCGAGGTTCGGAAGCGGCTTAGCCACTACTACGCCGTCATGGTTAAGGAGAGGCCCGCGAAGTACCGGGTGGTGAAGAAGGTTGAGGTGGACTTCTCCCCCGAGGAATCCACCGGGAGTTTATGGAGGCTTCACGATTCGCTGAGTAGAGAGTTCGAGGATCTCTACAGCCAGGTGGTTGCAGGCGAGGTGAATTTCGAGAGCCTAAAGCCCCCGCGCCAGAGCTTTCTCGACTTGAAAGTAGAGTTACTCAGAAGGATTGTGAGCAGCTGCCACTTGTGCGAGTGGAGGTGCGGCGTGAACCGCTTGAGCGGCGCTACTGGGGCTTGCCGCCTCGATGCGCGTGTGCGTGTTGCCTCAGCGTTCCTCCACATGGGTGAGGAAGCGCCGCTGGTTCCCTCGGGGACGATCTTCTTCACCGGCTGCAGCTTCAGGTGTGTGTTCTGCCAGAACTGGGATATCTCTACGAAGCCTGAGAACGGAGTCGAGGTGTCGCCCCAGGACCTGGCGGATATCGCTGTCCAGCTGTACCTTCGGGGGGCGAGGAACATAAACTACGTGGGAGGGAACCCTGACCAGCAGGCTCACGTGATAGTTGAGAGCCTGCGCTACATGGACGTCAACGTGCCTCTGCTCTGGAACACGAACATGTACATGAGTACGGAACTGCTGAAAATCCTGCTGGATCTCATCGATATCTGGCTCCCAGACTTCAAGTACGGTAACGATGAGTGCGCGAAAAGGCTCTCTGGGGTGGGGAGGTACTTCGAGGTTGTTTCGAGAAACCACAAGATCGCCTGCAGCAGGGGCGATATGATAATCAGGCACCTCGTTCTGCCTAACCACGTCGATTGCTGTACGAAGCCCGTTCTCGAGTGGATCGCCGAGAACTGCCCTCGAGCACTTGTCAACGTGATGGAGCAGTACAGGCCCGAGCACCTCGTCGCTAGGCACCCCCAGCGGTGGCCCGACATCGCCCGCAGGCCGAGGTGGGAGGAGCTGCAGAAAGCCTACGAGTACGCTGACCGCCTGGGTCTCGTCTGGCGCCCAGTCTCGTGA
- the dph2 gene encoding diphthamide biosynthesis enzyme Dph2 has translation MNEELAASWARGKRLRKLLVEAPDGIKHVAVELARRLSEAGFDVIVSGRHAWGGCDVGVREALSLGAEGVIHLGHHGHVGPRVTEIPVLFLPVLSEADPMPAFRRAVLEALSSGYRRIAIGVTVQHMHFLGDLEREARELGADPVTGSLDGFRGLVVGCMYSSLSGGEASVVVAGGVFHGLGAALWTGKPVWVADPFTGEAKRVDVKTAVARRLEAISRAIDARSFAVVVSSKPGQMRLRVAELVVEALRKRGREAWLVSLDEVTNEALVNLGAAEAYVNTACPRLAVDDPELFPGPVVNPGELKYVLLGKLDGYSPRDVFFFDARDLA, from the coding sequence GTGAACGAGGAGCTAGCAGCCAGCTGGGCTCGCGGCAAGCGGTTGAGGAAGCTTCTCGTAGAGGCTCCCGACGGTATAAAACACGTAGCGGTGGAGCTCGCTCGGCGCCTCTCGGAAGCAGGCTTCGACGTGATCGTCTCCGGGCGGCACGCGTGGGGCGGCTGCGACGTGGGCGTTAGAGAAGCTTTAAGCTTAGGAGCAGAGGGGGTGATACACCTGGGACACCACGGGCACGTGGGCCCGCGGGTCACGGAGATCCCTGTTCTCTTCCTCCCAGTCCTCAGCGAGGCAGACCCTATGCCCGCTTTTCGCAGAGCTGTGCTCGAAGCCCTCTCGAGCGGCTACCGGAGGATAGCGATCGGGGTTACCGTGCAGCATATGCACTTCCTCGGCGATCTCGAGCGGGAGGCGCGCGAGCTGGGGGCCGACCCCGTTACAGGCTCGCTGGACGGGTTTAGGGGTTTAGTAGTCGGGTGCATGTACTCTTCCCTCAGCGGTGGAGAAGCCTCGGTGGTTGTCGCTGGCGGTGTTTTCCACGGGCTGGGCGCCGCTCTGTGGACGGGAAAACCCGTCTGGGTTGCAGACCCATTCACTGGTGAGGCGAAGAGGGTGGACGTCAAGACAGCAGTGGCCAGGAGGCTGGAAGCCATCAGCAGGGCGATAGATGCGAGGAGCTTCGCAGTAGTTGTTTCGTCGAAGCCGGGCCAGATGAGGCTGCGGGTGGCTGAGCTCGTCGTTGAAGCTCTCCGGAAGCGCGGCAGAGAGGCCTGGCTAGTTTCCCTAGACGAGGTTACGAACGAGGCGCTGGTCAACCTCGGCGCCGCGGAAGCTTACGTCAACACTGCTTGCCCCCGACTGGCTGTCGATGATCCAGAGCTCTTCCCCGGGCCTGTCGTGAATCCGGGCGAGCTGAAGTACGTGCTGCTCGGGAAGCTGGACGGCTACTCCCCGCGCGACGTCTTCTTCTTTGATGCGCGCGACCTCGCGTAG
- a CDS encoding TIM barrel protein has translation MALWRPERVYFGPAGIPTTVKKGGVIEGLSEVRRLGLDAMEIEFVRKIFLNEESAEDVRKISSELGVALTVHAPYYINLNSEEESKVQASIERIIESARVGFKAGAWSVCFHAGYYGKNEPSAVHSLMKERISSIVRRLRDEGVEIWIRPETTGKPSQYGSLEELLELSQELEMVMPVVDFAHLHARSGGKLQRYNDFAEVFELIEIHLGREGLENMHIHVSGIEYTGKGEVRHLNLSEADLDYRLLVRAFREFNIKGVVISESPNLEGDAMLLRDLYARSRASKKKTSRGE, from the coding sequence GTGGCGCTCTGGCGTCCTGAGCGCGTGTACTTCGGCCCTGCAGGTATACCGACAACCGTGAAGAAGGGGGGAGTAATCGAGGGCTTATCGGAAGTGAGGAGGCTGGGCTTAGACGCTATGGAGATAGAGTTCGTCAGGAAAATCTTCCTCAACGAGGAGTCCGCCGAAGACGTGAGGAAGATTAGCAGCGAGCTAGGGGTCGCGCTCACGGTGCACGCTCCCTACTACATAAACCTCAACAGCGAGGAGGAGAGCAAAGTGCAGGCGAGCATTGAGCGGATTATCGAGTCCGCGAGAGTGGGCTTCAAAGCTGGAGCGTGGAGTGTTTGTTTCCACGCAGGGTACTACGGGAAAAACGAGCCGAGCGCGGTGCACTCGCTGATGAAAGAGCGAATATCCTCGATAGTTCGCAGGCTTAGAGATGAGGGGGTGGAGATCTGGATAAGGCCGGAGACCACGGGGAAGCCTTCGCAGTACGGGAGCCTAGAGGAGCTCCTCGAGCTAAGCCAAGAGCTCGAGATGGTGATGCCGGTAGTCGACTTCGCGCACCTGCATGCTAGATCGGGTGGGAAGCTTCAGAGGTACAACGACTTCGCAGAAGTTTTCGAGCTCATAGAGATACACCTGGGAAGAGAGGGGCTTGAGAACATGCACATCCACGTCTCGGGAATAGAGTACACGGGTAAGGGAGAGGTGAGGCACCTTAACCTCAGCGAAGCTGACCTCGACTACAGGCTGCTCGTCAGGGCTTTCCGGGAGTTCAACATCAAAGGCGTTGTGATATCGGAGAGCCCGAACCTGGAGGGCGATGCGATGCTTCTGAGAGACCTCTACGCGAGGTCGCGCGCATCAAAGAAGAAGACGTCGCGCGGGGAGTAG
- a CDS encoding PhoH family protein → MVEYKPANKKQEMVVNSLTSPDVDIVGVFGPSGTGKTLSVVMGSIKAIKEGKFKRLVVIRPLASQLHSRLYNSAELGQLYFSLVSDYLNDMAGIFIERDELDALVRDQRIVFIDPSFLGGRSFDDSVVFVDDAQFIDPSIVPEVFLRVGRNSKLVVAGDPIIQALTTGGRNSAAIIRSMLLGEERSLVIDMGVDDIVRPGSRRAFKLALEARLRKRELNEEESKVKAALLSHAPDADIVTVVWLKDLKEKYGAKTSPDALAIAKENTLSRLIGKGGERINKAQEEVGLHIRAVELTGDIGEVIKAIHPVSWIRKHIVKAELVGAEVEVHVRRDEYGAFVGKGGSYIRFIDEAMKRMLGLGARGRQAEEATTPEDRKGKARARR, encoded by the coding sequence ATGGTAGAGTACAAGCCCGCTAACAAGAAGCAGGAGATGGTGGTGAACTCTTTAACAAGCCCCGACGTCGATATCGTTGGGGTTTTCGGGCCTAGCGGTACGGGAAAGACCCTCAGCGTTGTGATGGGCTCGATAAAAGCGATCAAGGAGGGGAAGTTCAAGCGGCTGGTGGTTATCCGCCCGCTAGCCAGCCAGCTCCACTCGAGGCTCTACAACTCAGCTGAGCTGGGGCAGCTCTACTTCAGCTTGGTTTCAGACTACCTTAACGACATGGCTGGGATTTTCATCGAGCGGGACGAGCTCGACGCGCTTGTGAGGGATCAGCGCATCGTGTTCATTGACCCGAGCTTCCTGGGAGGTAGGTCGTTTGACGACTCGGTAGTCTTCGTTGACGATGCCCAGTTCATCGACCCCTCCATAGTCCCGGAGGTCTTCCTGAGGGTGGGGAGGAACTCGAAGCTCGTGGTTGCCGGCGACCCTATAATCCAGGCGCTGACGACTGGTGGCAGAAACAGCGCAGCGATAATCAGGAGCATGCTCCTCGGCGAGGAGCGCTCTCTCGTGATCGACATGGGTGTAGATGACATCGTGAGGCCTGGCTCGCGTAGAGCTTTCAAGCTCGCTCTGGAGGCGAGGCTCCGAAAGCGCGAGCTCAACGAGGAGGAGAGCAAGGTGAAAGCCGCGCTGCTCTCCCATGCTCCAGACGCTGATATCGTGACAGTTGTGTGGCTGAAGGATCTGAAGGAGAAGTACGGAGCGAAGACGTCGCCCGACGCGCTAGCCATAGCTAAGGAGAACACGCTCAGCAGGCTGATCGGGAAGGGCGGCGAGAGGATTAACAAGGCTCAGGAGGAGGTAGGCCTCCACATAAGGGCTGTGGAGCTGACGGGGGATATCGGCGAGGTCATCAAGGCGATTCACCCGGTGAGCTGGATCAGGAAGCACATAGTCAAGGCGGAGCTCGTCGGCGCGGAGGTTGAAGTGCACGTGCGCAGAGACGAGTACGGTGCCTTCGTGGGTAAGGGAGGGAGCTACATACGCTTCATCGACGAGGCTATGAAGAGGATGCTCGGCCTAGGCGCTAGGGGTAGGCAGGCGGAGGAAGCTACGACGCCGGAGGATAGGAAGGGGAAGGCCAGGGCCAGAAGGTAA
- a CDS encoding DNA topoisomerase encodes MKYSEVIVAEKPTVALAFAKYLSKGRYRALSIYGVRAYEFQLNGGQALSIGLKGHILDYDFPEKYNRWSSVDPRDLFFIKPIVVVREGAGKYVKALRRLASETRRVILALDADVEGECIAFEVMRIMSSVNPDLEFKRAWFSAVTPEDIWRAVRNLREPNPLLANKAAARMIVDLTIGAAFTRFLTLSVQDKLPRGRFLSYGPCQTPVLYLVVRRALEREQYRQKLYYVIVAELKAEGVVFKASANVGEDKEKAAEIFARIKAKERALVLESERNVVEVSPPVPLNTVELERRASLYLNIRPKEALDLAEKLYQYGYISYPRTETTIYPPTLDLRKLAGMFTQWEDSGWYVRKILSREVVPTRGREDDKAHPPIHPTRAAARGELLKRFGEKGWLLYELVARHFLATLSEKAEIEKQSIKVGLDGLVLAAEGRRILYPGFFYVYPYAKPQEEILPYVVEGEEVEVLKVKLEERKTQPPPYLSEAELLALMKRYGIGTDATMQDHIHTNVLRKYMVIKSKRCIPTPLGRVLAVTLHETAPQLVLPEIRGKMESSLMAIARGEKEPEDVVKSILEEFLEYYDQLKARQSLFASRLAEALAEALSEESRVRAKTAKKRSPGSKKKTPT; translated from the coding sequence ATGAAGTACAGCGAAGTCATCGTAGCTGAGAAGCCCACCGTGGCCCTAGCGTTCGCGAAGTACCTCTCCAAGGGTAGGTACCGGGCGTTGTCGATCTACGGCGTTAGAGCTTACGAGTTCCAGCTGAACGGGGGCCAGGCCCTCTCGATAGGTCTGAAAGGCCACATTCTGGACTACGATTTCCCCGAGAAGTACAACCGCTGGAGTAGCGTTGACCCTCGAGACCTCTTTTTCATCAAGCCCATTGTCGTCGTCCGGGAGGGCGCCGGGAAGTATGTCAAGGCTCTGAGGCGGTTAGCTTCAGAGACTCGTCGCGTGATACTCGCTCTAGACGCGGACGTCGAGGGGGAGTGCATAGCTTTCGAAGTGATGAGGATAATGAGCAGCGTTAACCCAGACTTGGAGTTTAAGCGCGCCTGGTTCTCGGCGGTAACGCCGGAGGACATCTGGAGAGCTGTCCGGAACCTGCGGGAGCCGAACCCCCTGCTCGCTAACAAGGCTGCGGCGCGCATGATCGTTGACCTCACGATAGGTGCTGCCTTCACGCGCTTCTTGACGCTGAGCGTGCAGGATAAGCTGCCCAGAGGCCGCTTCCTGAGCTATGGGCCCTGCCAAACCCCCGTGCTCTACCTCGTCGTCAGGAGGGCTCTGGAGAGGGAGCAGTACAGGCAGAAGCTCTACTACGTTATTGTCGCCGAACTCAAAGCTGAAGGAGTCGTCTTCAAGGCATCCGCTAATGTCGGTGAGGACAAGGAGAAAGCCGCTGAGATCTTCGCGAGAATTAAAGCGAAGGAGAGAGCCCTTGTTCTCGAATCGGAGAGGAACGTGGTCGAAGTGTCTCCCCCTGTTCCCCTCAACACCGTAGAGCTCGAGAGGAGGGCAAGCCTCTACTTGAACATCCGCCCAAAAGAGGCGCTCGACCTGGCGGAAAAGCTGTACCAGTACGGTTACATCTCCTACCCACGCACGGAGACGACGATATACCCGCCCACCCTTGACCTTAGGAAGCTAGCCGGCATGTTCACGCAGTGGGAGGACTCAGGGTGGTACGTCAGGAAGATCCTGTCCAGAGAGGTCGTGCCGACACGCGGTAGGGAGGACGATAAAGCCCACCCGCCCATACACCCTACCCGAGCTGCCGCTCGGGGAGAGCTGCTGAAGCGGTTCGGTGAGAAGGGCTGGCTGCTCTACGAGCTCGTCGCAAGGCACTTCCTCGCGACGCTCAGCGAGAAGGCTGAAATCGAGAAGCAGAGCATCAAGGTCGGCTTGGACGGGCTGGTCCTCGCGGCGGAGGGGAGGAGGATCCTCTACCCGGGTTTCTTCTACGTGTACCCTTACGCTAAACCTCAGGAGGAGATTCTCCCGTACGTAGTCGAAGGCGAGGAGGTTGAGGTGCTTAAAGTTAAGCTGGAGGAGAGGAAGACCCAGCCGCCGCCCTACCTGAGCGAGGCAGAGCTCCTCGCTCTGATGAAGCGCTACGGCATCGGCACCGACGCGACAATGCAGGACCACATCCACACGAACGTTTTGAGAAAGTACATGGTCATTAAGTCGAAGAGGTGCATCCCTACCCCTCTCGGCAGAGTGCTCGCGGTAACGCTTCACGAGACTGCTCCTCAGCTGGTCCTCCCCGAGATAAGGGGGAAGATGGAATCATCACTGATGGCTATCGCTCGAGGTGAGAAAGAGCCTGAGGACGTTGTGAAGAGTATTCTGGAGGAGTTTCTCGAGTACTACGACCAGCTGAAGGCAAGGCAGAGTCTCTTCGCCTCCAGGCTCGCTGAAGCTCTCGCAGAAGCACTAAGCGAGGAGAGCCGAGTGCGGGCAAAAACGGCTAAAAAGCGCTCCCCAGGTTCCAAGAAGAAAACGCCAACGTAG
- a CDS encoding ASCH domain-containing protein — MTEVSRLRLGKFLNFKRKYLERVLRGEKTTTIRRGIVTPSKDHVYLACEGKVLGEARISSLRFVKIKDLTDADAKRDGFESRDELLKALREIYPDISQEDWVTVIALEGVTRYSKPLAVEDLQGLPSERLAEVSRLILAHGLATTLEEKRLFALLSLGYRLDDAARQAGMSRSEAKRVLRRAVSVLLRREVPSDGGQKG, encoded by the coding sequence ATGACTGAAGTTTCCCGCTTGCGTCTCGGCAAGTTCCTGAACTTCAAGAGGAAGTATCTCGAGAGGGTGCTGAGAGGAGAGAAAACAACAACGATTAGGAGAGGGATAGTTACCCCTTCTAAGGATCACGTGTACCTGGCTTGCGAAGGCAAAGTTCTCGGGGAAGCCAGGATAAGTTCTCTCCGCTTTGTGAAGATAAAAGACCTCACCGACGCGGACGCTAAGCGGGATGGTTTCGAGAGTAGAGATGAGCTGCTCAAAGCCCTCAGAGAAATTTACCCGGATATTTCCCAAGAGGACTGGGTAACTGTCATCGCACTGGAGGGGGTAACCCGCTACTCGAAGCCGCTAGCTGTGGAGGATCTCCAGGGTTTACCCAGCGAGCGGCTGGCTGAGGTTTCCCGCCTAATCCTCGCCCACGGCTTAGCGACGACGCTAGAGGAGAAAAGGCTCTTCGCCCTACTCTCTCTCGGGTACAGGTTGGACGACGCAGCCAGGCAAGCGGGGATGAGCAGGTCTGAGGCCAAGAGGGTGCTGCGGAGAGCGGTGAGCGTACTCTTGAGGAGAGAGGTTCCAAGCGATGGCGGTCAAAAAGGTTGA
- a CDS encoding DHHA1 domain-containing protein has translation MASRVGAKHVAVVCHRDLDGLASAAILLSSRLAEDPSLKYFVRFAQPHELAAALAGLSSLPSLAEVYIIDVAVASDSWSEVKRLLQRLVERGVRVLWVDHHPSTAKRVGELENIGVECRVGGTVSAATLVRDFIPKTSSPEFYEKLAAIAEAYDGGYRAEGPLAEVMETLADALALEPSDEEFLASLLAAWVKKRELIPDEAAERGEKALELFSELLRKAGENIVVDTPKLRVIDLRETRVRGFAGKLLSMQVAETGKIVVLVFRLGSHSAVISARAPQDLHVDLNELFSRVAAEYGGSGGGHARAASLRVPLPYADITLKRLVEALGAS, from the coding sequence GTGGCTTCCAGGGTGGGGGCGAAGCACGTAGCTGTAGTCTGCCACAGGGACCTCGACGGCTTAGCTTCAGCGGCGATCCTGCTGTCGAGCCGGCTAGCAGAAGACCCGTCGCTGAAGTACTTCGTCCGATTCGCTCAGCCTCATGAGCTTGCCGCCGCGTTAGCTGGTTTGAGCTCGCTGCCCAGCCTAGCCGAAGTCTACATCATTGATGTAGCGGTAGCCAGCGACTCTTGGAGCGAGGTGAAGAGGCTCTTGCAGCGCCTTGTGGAGAGGGGAGTGAGGGTCCTCTGGGTAGACCACCACCCCTCGACCGCTAAGAGGGTGGGGGAGCTCGAGAATATCGGGGTAGAGTGCAGAGTTGGCGGAACTGTCTCGGCGGCAACCCTGGTGCGGGACTTTATCCCGAAGACCTCTTCTCCCGAGTTTTACGAGAAGCTAGCGGCGATCGCGGAAGCCTATGACGGCGGCTACAGGGCAGAGGGGCCGTTAGCCGAGGTCATGGAGACTCTAGCTGACGCGCTCGCGCTGGAGCCTTCTGATGAGGAGTTCCTCGCCAGCCTGCTGGCAGCCTGGGTTAAGAAGAGAGAGCTTATTCCAGACGAGGCTGCTGAGAGAGGGGAGAAAGCTCTCGAGCTCTTCTCGGAGCTGCTGAGGAAAGCTGGAGAAAACATCGTGGTCGATACGCCGAAGCTGAGGGTTATAGACCTGCGAGAAACCCGCGTCAGGGGCTTCGCGGGCAAGCTCCTGTCGATGCAGGTCGCCGAGACGGGGAAGATCGTAGTGCTCGTCTTCCGGCTCGGAAGCCATAGCGCAGTAATCTCGGCCAGAGCTCCCCAGGATCTTCACGTGGATCTCAACGAATTGTTCAGCAGAGTAGCTGCCGAGTACGGCGGCAGCGGGGGCGGTCACGCGCGTGCAGCCTCCCTGAGAGTTCCTTTACCGTACGCTGACATCACCCTGAAAAGACTAGTCGAGGCTCTCGGCGCTAGCTGA